From a single Fusarium fujikuroi IMI 58289 draft genome, chromosome FFUJ_chr03 genomic region:
- a CDS encoding related to STE6-`Full-size` ABC transporter responsible for export of the `a` factor mating pheromon has translation MEQDVKSSWKQLFLFTRRSHSGALIAALLAAGFSAGFKTVLSVILGKVFDIIAGFGNGSLSGDEALSQVGRWAFVLVGLGIGNWIASTAFLSLWVIFGELQACSVRQDIFTSLLSKDMAWFDSQSEGISSLLIRIQTQTRELQLASSQVLGLLVGDIITSIASLGIALYYSWKLTLVLLATLPISAIVLSLATNRLEPAIQAQKRELAVASKFAVASITAIDLVKVFNGYDQEVWQYYPAVKAAAEQYLIQAQCNALQMGYVAFWVVAMFVVGFWYGVVLVNNDGLAAGSVLTTFYATLAAFQGIEALMPQWLVLAKGMSAGSFLSSITRNVRNGEIVKPMTGALRPLSCSGDIELKDVCFAYPSKPAQKVLHDSSFFFPSGEMTFIVGRSGSGKSTLGNLIVGFYEPLSGDVYVDNKPLRVLDRQWIRENITLVQQSSVLFNESFFKNVTFGHHDPARATRAEVMRACDAALLQSTIAGLPEGLDTNVGADGYNLSGGQKQRLALARARLRDPPVLILDEITSGLDQVSRVLIMDAIRAWRRGKTTIIITHDVAQIDADDFVYVMDNASLVQEGFRKDLDMQIGGTFATLASTASEEPDTPIDITIDSPNSPLSPLSPLFPPPGRASRLSQIVVGGLESFSPAPTSASTRLTLGTNTAAAFRMRTARAWEMQPLTVAIPEPEPVRSKSAADNHQMASFYDEKHDSTLRSHSSLDGMETSCTLVSLDEPEYVFGGAERPKSITRLRQTKYNDTLESDKVDEKDNGTKDLPPPMPLASILKTVWPALGRGHRFLLIFGVLTCLVGAGSIPAFAYCFAQLLGAMWSQGDKLAEGKRWAIYLIVIAVMDGVCTGGGRYLLEMVGQAWINTIRVEALKRILRQPRAWFDRSRNSPGRINECLDRNAEEMGNIVGRFLPIVITVTVMIIAAVAWALVISWKLTLVTLAPLPVVMGAVKGYTIISGKWEARCNKGAEDASATLTEIFLNIRVVRALTLERYMGAKYMKAVRHTLSLGQNRAGYTSTLYGLYQSVNYPLTALVFYYGTVLLASEKAITATAVVAVVNLLLFSMGTATSILSTIPQVTMAQSTAAQMLGYADMPLVPKSEPRGYYTPKTPLPVRLDNLGFSYKISSKRPVLRGVSFEVDAGDFLAVVGRSGCGKSTVVSLMLGLYCPTKTEILSTRPPLGFNGYSYAHVDMEHLRSMMAYVPQTPFLFPATIAENIVYGLGEVSHLRQFPSILAAAKAAGIHEFITTLPDGYNTRVGDGGQALSGGQAQRLSIARALVRKPRLLVLDEPTSALDAESAEIIRHTMQKIAKKSRRDMAIVVVTHSKEMMAIADRIVVLEDGAKVEEGTYHDLLQARGAFARVVGDSIWEGGKEFN, from the exons ATGGAACAAGACGTTAAATCATCGTGGAAACAGCTCTTTCTCTTTACAAGACGATCACACTCTGGCGCTTTAATCGCTGCCTTGCTTGCGGCTGGCTTCTCAGCAGGTTTCAAAACCGTTCTGTCCGTCATTCTCGGAAAAGTCTTCGATATTATCGCCGGCTTCGGGAATGGATCGCTTAGCGGGGATGAGGCCCTTTCGCAGGTGGGAAGATGGGCATTTGTCCTCGTAGGACTCGGTATTGGCAATTGGATCGCAAGTACAGCGTTCCTTTCCCTCTGGGTCATATTTGGAGAGTTGCAGGCATGTAGTGTTCGGCAAGACATCTTTACAAGTCTTCTCTCTAAGGACATGGCCTGGTTCGACTCTCAATCCGAAGGCATCTCAAGTCTTCTCATCAGAATACAGAC GCAAACTCGTGAGCTTCAACTCGCATCCTCCCAGGTTCTCGGCCTTCTCGTTGGCGACATCATCACCTCAATCGCTTCCCTCGGTATCGCCCTCTACTACTCCTGGAAACTCACCCTCGTTCTCCTCGCAACTCTCCCAATCTCAGCTATCGTTCTCTCACTGGCGACAAATCGACTTGAACCCGCGATCCAAGCACAGAAGCGTGAGCTCGCAGTCGCTTCCAAATTCGCCGTTGCTTCAATCACAGCCATCGATctcgtcaaggtcttcaacGGTTACGATCAAGAGGTCTGGCAGTACTACCCCGCTGTCAAAGCTGCAGCGGAGCAGTATCTGATCCAAGCACAATGTAATGCTCTGCAAATGGGCTACGTTGCCTTCTGGGTCGTAGCCATGTTCGTCGTCGGCTTTTGGTATGGTGTTGTGCTCGTCAACAACGACGGCCTTGCCGCTGGCAGTGTTTTGACAACTTTTTATGCAACACTCGCGGCGTTTCAGGGCATTGAAGCTTTGATGCCTCAGTGGCTGGTTCTTGCCAAAGGTATGTCAGCCGGCAGCTTTCTCTCCAGTATCACTCGGAACGTGAGGAACGGGGAGATTGTCAAACCGATGACAGGAGCTTTACGACCACTGAGTTGCAGTGGCGATATCGAATTAAAAGAC GTGTGTTTCGCATACCCCTCAAAACCGGCACAAAAGGTACTCCACgattccagcttcttcttcccctcgGGTGAGATGACCTTTATCGTCGGAAGAAGCGGCTCCGGAAAGAGCACATTGGGTAACCTCATTGTCGGGTTCTATGAGCCCCTGAGTGGAGACGTCTATGTCGACAACAAGCCCTTGCGGGTACTTGACAGGCAATGGATCCGTGAGAACATTACCTTAGTCCAACAATCCAGCGTACTATTCAACGAGAGTTTCTTCAAAAATGTAACCTTTGGGCACCACGACCCTGCAAGAGCAACGCGGGCCGAGGTGATGCGAGCTTGTGATGCAGCATTGCTTCAGTCAACGATTGCAGGACTTCCTGAAGGTCTAGATACCAATGTCGGGGCCGATGGATACAACTTGAGTGGTGGACAGAAGCAGAGATTAGCGCTTGCCAGAGCTCGACTTAGAGACCCCCCAGTGCTCATCCTGGACGAGATCACAAGTGGCCTCGACCAGGTCAGCCGTGTGCTCATCATGGATGCGATCAGGGCATGGCGACGAGGGAAAACAACCATTATCATCACACACGACGTCGCGCAAATCGACGCCGATGACTTTGTCTACGTGATGGACAATGCATCCCTTGTCCAAGAGGGTTTCAGAAAGGATCTGGATATGCAGATTGGCGGTACGTTCGCCACCCTCGCATCTACCGCATCAGAGGAACCAGACACGCCGATAGATATTACAATCGACTCTCCAaactctcctctttcacCCCTTTCCCCTTTATTTCCCCCTCCCGGCAGAGCTTCGCGGCTCTCACAAATAGTCGTTGGAGGATTAGAGTCTTTCAGTCCAGCCCCGACAAGCGCTTCTACACGATTGACTCTAGGCACAAATACAGCAGCCGCTTTCCGCATGCGGACAGCCCGAGCTTGGGAGATGCAACCCCTTACTGTGGCTATACCCGAACCTGAGCCTGTACGATCAAAGTCCGCCGCCGACAACCATCAGATGGCCAGTTTCTACGACGAGAAGCACGACAGTACGCTGAGATCTCACAGCAGTCTGGATGGTATGGAAACTTCGTGCACACTGGTGTCGCTCGACGAGCCAGAGTACGTGTTTGGTGGGGCTGAGCGTCCCAAGAGCATTACGAGACTCAGACAAACCAAGTACAACGACACGCTCGAGTCAGACAAGGTGGATGAAAAAGACAACGGGACTAAGGATCTCCCTCCGCCAATGCCTCTAGCTTCAATATTGAAGACGGTCTGGCCAGCTTTAGGGCGTGGGCATCGGTTTCTTCTTATCTTCGGAGTACTGACCTGCCTGGTTGGAGCAGGCTCCATTCCTGCATTTGCATATTGCTTCGCGCAGCTCCTGGGTGCGATGTGGTCACAAGGTGACAAGCTAGCAGAGGGTAAGAGATGGGCTATCTATCTCATTGTCATTGCGGTGATGGATGGTGTTTGCACCGGCGGCGGTCGATATCTCCTTGAGATGGTGGGACAAGCCTGGATCAACACCATTCGAGTCGAAGCTCTAAAACGAATCCTCCGACAGCCAAGAGCATGGTTCGATCGGTCGCGCAACTCTCCAGGCCGTATTAATGAGTGTCTTGACCGAAATGCTGAAGAGATGGGTAACATTGTTGGGAGATTCTTGCCCATCGTTATCACAGTCACCGTCATGAtcattgctgctgttgcttgGGCGCTCGTCATCTCCTGGAAACTCACCCTCGTCACTCTCGCGCCGCTGCCTGTCGTTATGGGCGCAGTCAAAGGCTATACCATTATCAGTGGAAAGTGGGAGGCGCGCTGCAACAAAGGGGCCGAAGATGCGAGCGCGACTTTGACTGAgatcttcctcaacatccgAGTCGTTCGAGCTCTCACTCTAGAACGATACATGGGTGCCAAGTACATGAAAGCAGTGAGACACACCTTGAGCCTAGGACAGAACAGGGCAGGGTACACCAGTACACTGTATGGACTGTATCAATCAGTCAACTACCCCCTTACAGCACTTGTGTTCTACTACGGTACCGTGCTTCTGGCCTCGGAGAAGGCCATCACAGCAACGGCCGTTGTAGCAGTAGTGAATCTGCTTCTGTTCAGCATGGGCACGGCGACGAGTATTCTTAGTACGATACCACAAGTCACGATGGCCCAGTCAACCGCCGCGCAGATGTTGGGGTACGCCGACATGCCTTTAGTACCAAAAAGCGAGCCTCGCGGATACTACACACCCAAAACACCACTCCCAGTTCGACTTGACAATCTCGGGTTCTCATATAAGATAAGCTCGAAGAGACCAGTCTTACGAGGGGTTTCATTTGAGGTGGATGCTGGAGACTTTCTGGCGGTTGTTGGTCGGTCAGGCTGCGGGAAGTCGACGGTGGTCTCGCTAATGCTGGGTCTTTATTGTCCCACCAAAACCGAAATCCTCAGCACAAGGCCACCATTAGGCTTCAATGGATATTCCTATGCGCACGTCGATATGGAGCATCTCCGATCAATGATGGCATATGTGCCACAAACGCCGTTCCTCTTCCCAGCTACCATTGCAGAGAACATCGTATACGGCTTAGGCGAAGTATCGCACCTCCGTCAGTTTCCTAGCATTCTAGCTGCTGCGAAGGCGGCCGGCATCCACGAGTTCATCACAACCCTTCCGGATGGATACAATACTCGAGTCGGCGACGGAGGTCAAGCGCTTTCAGGTGGACAGGCGCAGCGTCTCAGCATCGCGCGCGCACTTGTACGCAAGCCTCGTCTTCTTGTGCTGGACGAGCCTACGAGTGCTTTGGATGCAGAGAGCGCAGAAATTATTCGGCATACGATGCAAAAGATTGCGAAGAAGTCAAGACGAGATATGGCTATTGTGGTGGTGACGCACAGCAAAGAGATGATGGCAATTGCGGATCGGATTGTTGTCCTGGAGGATGGCGCCAAGGTAGAAGAGGGAACGTATCATGATTTACTGCAAGCAAGAGGTGCTTTTGCGCGAGTGGTTGGAGACTCAATATGGGAGGGCGGTAAGGAATTTAATTGA